A single window of Solenopsis invicta isolate M01_SB chromosome 3, UNIL_Sinv_3.0, whole genome shotgun sequence DNA harbors:
- the LOC105192979 gene encoding peroxisomal multifunctional enzyme type 2 isoform X2, which produces MWRNGNRIHFQTSIVETGMPVNTGAYVDLLEVKMGIPRTNPCSGKTDMESDAIFVTIAEKVKENPGEAKKVNAVFLYNITDNGKQASEWTLDLKKGEVYKGKPKSGKADATLTVEDKDMVEIALGKLNPQMAFMRGKLKITGNIMLTQKLKTLMDANKSKL; this is translated from the exons ATGTGGCGCAACGGTAACAGAATACATTTTCAAACATCTATCGTTGAGACTGGAATGCCAGTTAACACAG gtGCTTACGTTGATCTATTGGAAGTTAAAATGGGAATACCACGAACAAATCCGTGTTCTGGAAAGACAGATATGGAGAGTGATGCTATATTTGTGACTATTGcggaaaaagtaaaagaaaatccGGGCGAAGCTAAAAAAGTTAATGCAgtttttctttacaatattaCTGACAATGGGAAACAAGCATCCGAATGGA CTCTCGATTTAAAGAAGGGTGAAGTGTACAAAGGAAAACCTAAATCTGGAAAAGCTGATGCGACACTCACTGTAGAAGATAAAGATATGGTTGAAATc GCATTGGGGAAATTAAATCCACAGATGGCATTTATGCGTGGGAAATTAAAGATAACCGGAAATATTATGCTTACACAAAAATTGAAGACTCTTATGGATGctaataaatcaaaattgtga